A single genomic interval of Alphaproteobacteria bacterium harbors:
- a CDS encoding LysM peptidoglycan-binding domain-containing M23 family metallopeptidase, whose translation MLLLTTALTAWMVYSPASFAQPAPVQNYGASAPPANGTVTVQKGDTLSAIARRYKVPLDALASLNGMLPNEMVGPGRRLVLPVARTHKVLPNDTMFSLSRMYGTTVDRLAEENGIRPPYGLKSGQVLKIPSGAKTAVVSAPPVRVLQPAKEPPQPAAAQSNASNASTAARMLKTPGPSPVTKAFDSLIGKLAADDAGVETVPKVSLVSAATAEPATRGAEMVGRSSRQGFIWPVKGQVISSYGPKTGGLYNDGINIAAPRGTPVKAASSGTVAYVGEMRSYGNLVLIRHANGMVTTYAHLSNVAVKSGMKVSQGQVIGAVGSTGTVMNAQLHFEVRRGKNTLDPKQYLG comes from the coding sequence TTGTTGCTGCTGACAACCGCGCTTACAGCGTGGATGGTATATTCGCCGGCGTCTTTCGCGCAGCCCGCGCCTGTGCAGAATTACGGCGCCAGCGCGCCGCCGGCCAATGGCACAGTGACTGTACAAAAGGGCGACACGCTTTCGGCCATCGCCAGGCGTTACAAGGTTCCGCTGGACGCGCTTGCCAGCCTGAACGGCATGTTGCCGAACGAGATGGTCGGGCCCGGCCGCCGTCTGGTGCTGCCTGTCGCGCGCACGCACAAAGTTTTGCCCAATGACACGATGTTCAGCCTGTCGCGCATGTACGGCACGACAGTCGATAGACTGGCCGAAGAAAACGGCATCAGGCCCCCTTACGGGCTGAAATCGGGGCAGGTGCTGAAAATACCGTCGGGTGCGAAAACAGCGGTTGTGTCTGCGCCGCCTGTGCGCGTGCTGCAACCGGCAAAAGAACCGCCGCAGCCCGCCGCCGCACAGTCGAATGCATCCAACGCATCGACTGCGGCACGCATGCTGAAAACGCCGGGGCCGTCGCCGGTCACGAAGGCTTTTGATTCATTGATCGGCAAGCTTGCCGCGGATGATGCCGGTGTTGAAACTGTGCCAAAAGTGTCGCTGGTTTCAGCCGCCACCGCCGAGCCCGCAACGCGGGGCGCAGAGATGGTGGGCCGTTCCAGCCGCCAGGGTTTTATCTGGCCCGTGAAGGGGCAGGTGATTTCAAGTTACGGCCCGAAAACGGGCGGGCTTTATAACGACGGCATCAATATCGCGGCCCCGCGCGGCACACCGGTGAAGGCCGCGTCATCGGGTACGGTCGCTTATGTGGGCGAAATGCGCAGCTACGGCAATCTTGTGCTGATCCGCCACGCCAACGGCATGGTGACAACCTATGCGCATCTAAGCAACGTCGCGGTGAAGTCCGGCATGAAGGTTTCGCAGGGGCAGGTGATCGGCGCGGTGGGATCTACCGGCACGGTCATGAACGCGCAGTTGCATTTCGAGGTGCGACGCGGCAAAAACACGCTCGACCCCAAGCAATATCTGGGTTAA
- a CDS encoding protein-L-isoaspartate(D-aspartate) O-methyltransferase: MSLLARKIRLVMKLRKCGITDTAVLGAIERVPREAFIDTTFHDQAYEDIALPIARGQTISQPLVVASMTQELRVNDRHKVLEIGTGSGYQAAILSRLCRRVYSIERHKPLLAGAEKMFNDLRIRNITCKAADGMLGWREQAPFDRIIVTAAAGDGGAPPALLEQLSVGGILIIPMGRDKSSQFIYRITRTETGYDTERLMPVRFVPLLPNVARNDVVVVEEEDEGSFFSTPSLMPA; encoded by the coding sequence ATGAGCCTCCTCGCGCGCAAGATCCGGCTGGTCATGAAGTTGCGCAAATGCGGCATTACAGATACCGCCGTGCTTGGCGCGATCGAGCGTGTGCCGCGCGAGGCGTTTATCGACACGACTTTCCACGATCAGGCCTATGAAGACATCGCGCTGCCCATCGCGCGCGGGCAGACGATCAGCCAGCCGCTGGTGGTTGCATCCATGACGCAGGAACTGCGCGTCAACGACCGCCACAAGGTGCTGGAGATCGGCACGGGGTCCGGCTATCAGGCCGCGATCCTGTCGCGTCTCTGCCGCCGCGTCTATAGCATCGAGCGTCATAAACCTCTGCTGGCTGGCGCGGAAAAGATGTTCAACGATTTGCGCATCCGCAATATCACCTGCAAGGCGGCCGACGGCATGCTCGGCTGGCGCGAACAGGCGCCGTTCGACCGCATCATCGTGACCGCAGCCGCAGGGGACGGCGGCGCACCGCCCGCGCTGCTGGAGCAGCTTTCTGTCGGCGGCATCCTGATCATCCCGATGGGCCGCGACAAATCCAGCCAGTTTATCTACCGCATCACGCGCACGGAAACCGGGTACGACACCGAACGCCTGATGCCCGTGCGCTTCGTGCCGCTGCTGCCGAATGTGGCGCGCAACGATGTTGTGGTTGTCGAAGAAGAAGACGAGGGCAGCTTTTTCAGCACGCCTTCGCTGATGCCCGCATAA
- the surE gene encoding 5'/3'-nucleotidase SurE, translated as MLDFPKKLSEARIMIANDDSIHAEGIKVLEEIMLTITPNVWVVAPETQQSAAGHSLTIHSPLRMKEYDTRHFSVYGTPTDTVLVGVQKIMKEVRPHLVVSGINHGQNTADDVTYSGTIAAAIEATLMAIPAIAFSQDFDEEGGKPDWAIAREYLPRILKAFEGKSWEHNLLMNVNFPIRIPGVTPEIRPVAQGHYSMEKQDMDYRIDPRGRPYFWIGPPPARDENDQTLDMGALAAGHVTVTPLSLNLTHYPTLVELGKVFK; from the coding sequence ATGCTTGATTTTCCGAAGAAACTTTCCGAAGCGCGTATCATGATCGCCAATGACGACAGCATCCATGCCGAAGGCATCAAGGTGCTGGAGGAAATCATGCTGACGATCACGCCGAATGTCTGGGTCGTGGCACCCGAGACGCAGCAGTCGGCGGCGGGACATTCGCTGACCATCCACAGCCCGCTGCGGATGAAGGAATACGACACGCGCCATTTCTCCGTCTATGGAACGCCGACCGATACCGTGCTGGTCGGAGTGCAAAAGATCATGAAGGAAGTGCGCCCGCATCTGGTCGTGTCCGGCATCAACCACGGCCAGAACACGGCGGACGACGTGACCTATTCCGGCACGATTGCGGCCGCGATCGAGGCGACGCTGATGGCGATCCCCGCGATCGCCTTCAGCCAGGATTTTGACGAAGAAGGCGGCAAGCCCGACTGGGCGATTGCCCGCGAATATCTGCCGCGCATCCTGAAGGCGTTCGAAGGCAAAAGCTGGGAACACAACCTGCTGATGAACGTGAACTTCCCGATCCGCATTCCGGGTGTCACGCCCGAGATACGTCCGGTCGCGCAAGGCCATTACAGCATGGAAAAGCAGGATATGGATTACCGCATCGATCCGCGCGGCCGCCCGTATTTCTGGATCGGCCCGCCGCCGGCGCGCGATGAAAACGACCAGACGCTCGATATGGGTGCGCTGGCCGCAGGGCATGTGACCGTCACGCCGCTGTCGCTGAACCTCACGCATTATCCGACGCTGGTCGAATTAGGAAAGGTTTTCAAATGA
- the serS gene encoding serine--tRNA ligase, producing MFDLKLIRENPEMFDSGWARRGLPAQSAKILEMDEKRRAVMTEVQNLLAKRNEASSKIGAMKAKGENTDAIMKEVAGYKEQIARIEEGDKSAQAELDKVLAILPNIPDKSVPDGKSADDNVEVRRIGQPRGMNNPKDHVDIGAQLGGMDFEAAAKMSGARFVLLRSGVARLERALAQFMLDTHTQEHGYTELSVPLLVKDEALYGTGQLPKFAEDLFKTGNGLWMIPTSEVSLTNTVLDTILNAEELPLRLTSLTPCFRSEAGAAGKDTRGMIRQHQFYKVELVSITSEEESMAELDRMTGCAESILKKLDLPFRTLALCTGDMGFSAKKTFDIEVFLPGQNAYREISSCSNCGDFQARRMMTRYKREGDKATKYVHTLNGSGVAVGRCLVAVLENYQQPDGSVVIPDVLLPYMGGIKKLEPVAKVKQGKSANA from the coding sequence ATGTTTGATCTGAAGTTAATTCGGGAAAACCCCGAGATGTTCGATTCCGGCTGGGCGCGTCGCGGTCTGCCGGCGCAATCCGCCAAGATCCTTGAAATGGACGAGAAGCGCCGTGCGGTGATGACCGAGGTGCAGAACCTCCTCGCCAAGCGCAACGAAGCGTCGTCCAAGATCGGCGCGATGAAGGCCAAGGGTGAAAACACCGACGCCATCATGAAGGAAGTCGCTGGTTACAAAGAGCAAATCGCCAGGATCGAGGAGGGCGACAAGTCCGCCCAAGCGGAACTGGACAAGGTGCTGGCCATCCTGCCCAACATCCCCGACAAATCGGTGCCCGACGGCAAGAGCGCGGATGACAACGTCGAAGTCCGCCGCATCGGCCAGCCGCGCGGCATGAACAACCCGAAAGACCATGTCGATATCGGCGCCCAGCTGGGCGGCATGGATTTCGAAGCCGCCGCCAAAATGTCAGGCGCGCGTTTCGTTTTGCTCCGCAGCGGCGTTGCGCGGCTGGAACGGGCGCTGGCGCAATTCATGCTCGACACGCATACGCAGGAGCATGGTTATACTGAATTGTCCGTACCTCTGCTGGTGAAGGACGAGGCGCTGTACGGCACCGGCCAGCTGCCGAAATTTGCCGAAGATTTGTTCAAGACTGGCAACGGCTTGTGGATGATTCCTACGTCGGAAGTTTCGCTGACGAATACCGTACTGGACACGATTTTGAACGCGGAAGAACTGCCGCTGCGTCTCACATCGCTCACGCCATGCTTCCGCTCCGAAGCGGGCGCGGCGGGCAAGGATACGCGCGGCATGATCCGTCAGCACCAGTTCTACAAGGTTGAACTGGTCAGCATCACATCCGAAGAAGAGTCGATGGCGGAGCTGGATCGCATGACGGGCTGCGCTGAATCGATTTTGAAGAAACTGGATTTGCCGTTCCGCACGCTCGCGCTCTGCACCGGCGATATGGGTTTCTCGGCCAAGAAAACCTTTGATATCGAAGTGTTTTTGCCGGGGCAGAATGCGTATCGCGAAATTTCCAGCTGCTCCAACTGCGGTGATTTCCAGGCGCGCCGGATGATGACGCGTTACAAACGCGAAGGCGACAAGGCGACGAAATATGTCCATACGCTGAATGGTTCCGGCGTGGCGGTCGGCCGCTGCCTCGTGGCTGTGCTGGAAAATTACCAGCAGCCCGATGGCAGCGTCGTGATCCCCGATGTGCTGCTGCCCTATATGGGCGGCATCAAGAAGCTGGAGCCTGTTGCGAAAGTAAAACAAGGAAAATCTGCAAATGCTTGA
- the tatC gene encoding twin-arginine translocase subunit TatC: MTTPPDEKTMPLVAHLVELRRRLLISMLFFAAATCACYFVAADIYGFLVKPLAHVLEGENRRLIYTGLGEAFITYLKLACFAGGFLSFPVIATQLWLFIAPGLYKSEKHVFLPFLIATPVLFLTGAAFVYYLVIPVAWKFFAGFESLAPTTGLPIQLEARVSEYLSLIMTLIFAFGFCFQMPVLLTLLGRVGIISSAWLADKRRYMIVLIFIVAAVLTPPDILSQFMLAVPMMALYEISVILVRMGEKKPKIADDAADNEIPAP, translated from the coding sequence ATGACAACCCCGCCTGACGAAAAAACCATGCCGCTTGTCGCGCATCTGGTGGAACTGCGACGCCGGCTGTTGATCAGCATGCTGTTCTTCGCGGCCGCCACCTGCGCCTGCTACTTCGTCGCGGCGGATATTTACGGCTTCCTCGTCAAGCCGCTCGCCCATGTGCTGGAGGGCGAAAACCGCCGGCTGATTTATACCGGCCTTGGCGAGGCGTTCATCACCTACCTGAAACTCGCCTGTTTCGCGGGCGGTTTCCTGTCTTTCCCCGTGATCGCAACGCAGCTGTGGCTGTTTATCGCGCCGGGGCTGTATAAAAGCGAGAAGCATGTTTTCCTGCCGTTCCTGATCGCCACGCCCGTCCTCTTCCTCACCGGCGCGGCCTTCGTTTACTATCTTGTCATTCCCGTCGCATGGAAATTCTTCGCCGGCTTCGAAAGCCTCGCGCCGACAACCGGCCTGCCGATCCAGCTGGAGGCGCGGGTGAGCGAATATCTCAGTTTGATTATGACATTGATTTTCGCCTTCGGTTTCTGTTTCCAGATGCCGGTTCTGTTGACGCTGCTCGGGCGCGTCGGGATTATTTCTTCCGCATGGCTGGCGGACAAGCGCCGCTATATGATCGTGCTGATCTTTATCGTCGCAGCGGTGCTGACACCGCCCGATATCCTCAGCCAGTTTATGCTGGCGGTGCCGATGATGGCGCTCTACGAAATCTCTGTCATCCTTGTGCGGATGGGGGAGAAGAAGCCGAAGATCGCCGATGACGCGGCAGATAACGAAATTCCCGCGCCTTAA